A window of the Bacteroidales bacterium genome harbors these coding sequences:
- a CDS encoding helix-turn-helix domain-containing protein: MSNEKSTIGDNIKKYRNKLGISQDVLSKKANLAFHTIAKIEAGSTPNPTINTVKKIADALGVSLDVLMK, from the coding sequence ATGTCAAACGAAAAATCCACCATTGGGGACAACATAAAGAAATACCGAAACAAGCTCGGTATTTCTCAAGATGTCTTATCAAAAAAGGCAAATTTGGCTTTTCATACGATTGCTAAAATTGAGGCGGGATCAACTCCCAACCCCACCATTAATACTGTCAAAAAAATTGCGGACGCCCTTGGCGTTTCGCTTGATGTTTTAATGAAATAA